From the genome of Danio rerio strain Tuebingen ecotype United States chromosome 2, GRCz12tu, whole genome shotgun sequence, one region includes:
- the e2f5 gene encoding transcription factor E2F5 isoform 1 (isoform 1 is encoded by transcript variant 1) yields MAESNSASFPHSTPNGSSRHEKSLGLLTVKFVTLLQEAKDGVLDLKVAADSLAVKQKRRIYDITNVLEGIGLIEKKTKNTIQWKGESTGCQPQEVLEQVELLKANIADLELQERELDMQKACLQQSIKQLNEDPYSCRYSYVMHEDICDAFSGDTLLAVMAPSGTQLEVPVPEMGHNGQKKYQVNLRSHSAPIQVMLINRETSCSKPVVVSVPPIDDISSMPTPPSTPAGLQRFPISSIDLCDQKHGLLKSPAAEHQLTPSSTSPDVHMECNPESPASQCLLMQSSLGGPEEQQRELGGQDLQSMLEEMRDEREGVSNLIDELMSSDVFPLLRLSPNPGVDYSFNLDDNEGVCDLFDVQILNY; encoded by the exons ATGGCCGAGTCGAACAGCGCAAGTTTCCCTCACTCGACACCGAACGGGTCCAGTCGCCACGAGAAGAGTTTGGGTCTCCTCACAGTCAAGTTCGTCACCCTGCTCCAGGAGGCCAAAGATGGGGTGCTCGACCTCAAAGTG GCTGCTGACAGTTTGGCTGTCAAACAAAAGAGGAGAATCTATGACATTACCAATGTCCTGGAAGGCATTGGACTCAttgaaaaaaagaccaaaaacacCATTCAGTGGAA GGGGGAGAGTACAGGCTGCCAGCCTCAGGAGGTTCTTGAGCAGGTGGAACTTCTCAAGGCGAATATCGCTGATCTGGAGCTTCAGGAAAGAGAGCTGGACATGCAGAAAGCATGTCTGCAACAAAGCATCAAACAACTGAATGAAGACCCCTACAGCTGCAG ATACAGCTATGTGATGCATGAGGACATCTGTGATGCGTTCAGCGGAGACACTCTTCTAGCTGTCATGGCACCATCAGGAACTCAACTAGAGGTCCCAGTGCCTGAAATG GGCCACAATGGTCAAAAGAAGTACCAGGTGAACCTGCGAAGTCACTCAGCTCCCATCCAGGTGATGCTGATAAATAGAGAGACGAGCTGCTCCAAGCCTGTTGTCGTCTCGGTTCCTCCTATAGATGACATTTCTTCCATGCCGACTCCTCCTAGCACTCCAGCTGGACTGCAGAGGTTCCCCATCTCCTCTATTGATCTCTGTGATCAAAAGCACGGCCTGCTTAAAAGTCCTGCTGCAGAGCACCAGCTCACACCATCCTCCACGTCCCCTGATGTGCACATGG aATGCAACCCAGAGTCACCTGCCAGTCAGTGTTTGTTGATGCAGAGCTCTCTAGGAGGTCCTGAAGAACAGCAGAGGGAATTGGGAGGTCAGGATCTACAGTCCATGCTGGAAGAAATGAGGGATGAGAGAGAAG GAGTTTCTAACCTTATTGATGAATTGATGTCCTCAGATG TTTTCCCATTGTTAAGACTGTCACCCAACCCTGGTGTGGACTACAGTTTCAACCTGGATGACAACGAGGGAGTCTGTGACCTGTTTGATGTACAGATTCTTAACTACTAG
- the e2f5 gene encoding transcription factor E2F5 isoform 2 (isoform 2 is encoded by transcript variant 2) produces the protein MAESNSASFPHSTPNGSSRHEKSLGLLTVKFVTLLQEAKDGVLDLKVAADSLAVKQKRRIYDITNVLEGIGLIEKKTKNTIQWKGESTGCQPQEVLEQVELLKANIADLELQERELDMQKACLQQSIKQLNEDPYSCRYPYCQ, from the exons ATGGCCGAGTCGAACAGCGCAAGTTTCCCTCACTCGACACCGAACGGGTCCAGTCGCCACGAGAAGAGTTTGGGTCTCCTCACAGTCAAGTTCGTCACCCTGCTCCAGGAGGCCAAAGATGGGGTGCTCGACCTCAAAGTG GCTGCTGACAGTTTGGCTGTCAAACAAAAGAGGAGAATCTATGACATTACCAATGTCCTGGAAGGCATTGGACTCAttgaaaaaaagaccaaaaacacCATTCAGTGGAA GGGGGAGAGTACAGGCTGCCAGCCTCAGGAGGTTCTTGAGCAGGTGGAACTTCTCAAGGCGAATATCGCTGATCTGGAGCTTCAGGAAAGAGAGCTGGACATGCAGAAAGCATGTCTGCAACAAAGCATCAAACAACTGAATGAAGACCCCTACAGCTGCAGATATCCTTACTGTCAGTAG
- the ackr4a gene encoding atypical chemokine receptor 4, translating into MSQSKQTVLQEEQTETIHSAFRQSFNPFERMENSEEHFYDYPEYENSSSNFSYDDYQTICEKGDVRSFARIFLPAVFGLSLVIGLAGNALIVAVYAYCKQLKTMTDTFILHLAVADLLLLLTLPFWAVDAVHGWQLGITICKLVSGLYTINFTCSMMLLAYISMDRYLALSVGSRNQGLGRVFQKQHCGKLCVVVWMAAFLLGIPDLVFSTVRELPHKKSCLAMYPSDMALRAKASLEMVEVVIGFLLPLLVMLFCYTRVGRALLKLSEDRKWKKWQYIRVLLAMVGVFLVTQLPYNVVKFCRALDIMYTFVTHCGVSKKLDWATQITESLALTHCCLNPVVYTFVGSSFRQHVLKCAKDFGDRGRRLAHAREQQEVNISLNSHSHSRDTSTFSI; encoded by the exons ATGAGTCAGAGTAAACAGACTGTTTTACAGGAAGAGCAGACAGAAACGATCCACTCTGCCTTCAGGCAAAGCTTCAACCCTTTCGAG AGAATGGAGAACTCCGAGGAGCATTTCTACGATTACCCAGAGTATGAAAACAGCAGCTCTAACTTCAGCTATGATGACTATCAGACCATCTGCGAGAAAGGCGACGTTCGCTCCTTTGCAAGAATCTTCCTCCCAGCTGTTTTTGGCTTATCTCTAGTGATTGGTTTAGCAGGCAATGCTCTGATTGTGGCAGTCTATGCATACTGCAAGCAACTGAAAACAATGACTGACACATTTATACTCCACCTGGCAGTTGCAGACCTTCTCTTGCTCCTAACGTTGCCCTTTTGGGCAGTCGATGCGGTCCATGGCTGGCAGCTCGGGATAACCATCTGTAAACTCGTATCTGGTCTGTACACCATCAACTTCACCTGTAGCATGATGCTTTTGGCCTACATCAGCATGGATCGGTATTTGGCATTGTCGGTGGGATCCAGAAACCAAGGCCTTGGACGTGTTTTTCAAAAGCAGCATTGTGGAAAACTCTGTGTGGTGGTTTGGATGGCTGCGTTTCTTCTCGGCATCCCTGATTTGGTGTTTTCAACAGTCAGAGAACTCCCTCATAAAAAAAGCTGCCTTGCGATGTATCCGTCAGACATGGCGCTCAGGGCTAAAGCTAGTTTGGAAATGGTGGAGGTAGTGATTGGGTTTCTGCTACCTTTACTAGTGATGTTGTTCTGCTACACCCGTGTAGGTCGAGCTCTGCTGAAGCTCTCAGAGGATAGAAAGTGGAAGAAGTGGCAGTACATCCGTGTTTTGCTGGCGATGGTGGGAGTTTTCCTGGTCACGCAGTTGCCCTACAATGTGGTTAAGTTCTGCCGGGCTTTAGATATCATGTATACATTTGTCACTCACTGTGGGGTTAGTAAAAAGCTGGATTGGGCTACTCAGATCACAGAGAGCTTGGCACTTACGCACTGCTGTCTAAATCCTGTTGTATATACTTTCGTTGGTTCCTCCTTCAGACAGCATGTTTTGAAGTGTGCCAAAGACTTTGGAGACAGAGGAAGGAGGTTGGCACATGCGAGGGAGCAACAGGAagtaaatatttcattgaattCTCATTCGCACTCCCGAGACACCAGCACTTTCTCCATTTGA